Genomic DNA from Bacillota bacterium:
GTCATCCCCTGAGGTAAGGTTACTCTAGCCATGGCGACCCCTTCGGGGATCACGGCGTCCCCATCGACCCTCAGCCAGCAGTCATGGCCTGGAAGAACCCTTCTTGAAAGAGCCCGTATCTTGGCTATGCTTTCCGCACTCGCCCGCGGGTCCAGCGACATCTCGACCCTCCCAGTAGACAGCTCCATGCGGTTTTTTACGGCATCGCCCGCAAGGACCCACGGTCCTTCTGGCGTGTCTATGAGTAGGGCCATACTGCCGGGAGTGTGCCCAGGAGTAAAGACTACCTCAACGCCGGGAGCGATACTTGAGTCGCCTTCGGAAACCAGGCGAACCTCTTTCCTTCCAAGCAAATCAACGATTTCCCTTGGAACGAATAGGTCGTTGCCCGTCGAGGCGTACTCCCATTCTTCCCGACTTATGATGAACTCCGCCCGAGGAAATACCAGCGCATTTCCACAATGGTCAAAATGGAGATGGCTAAGGAAGACCACGTTTACATCTTCTGGCATTACACAGAGCCTGCGGAGGCCGTCGATCAGCATGGGACGCGCCGCATGTGCCCCCGTATCGAAGAGCATAGTATAGCCGCCCAGCCGAATCAACGCCGCATTACTCCAGCCCAGAAAGCTTATATCGGCCTTCCCCGGGAACCCTTTACAGACCAGGTCGACCGTGACATTCACGGGAGTTGTCCTAGCACGAACAGACACATTCCGCTGGCCAACCTGGCAATCCCTAGTCATCATAAATCACCTTCTCAAACAAGGCGTGGAAACGCTCCTGCTGCGGGTAGGGCAACGGTTTGGTGACGGGAGATAAGACGAACAACACCACCAGCCCCGCGATAACGCCCCAGACCGTGTTATGGATCCCGAATGGGTGCTGCCACGGCACAAACGTTAAGGCGGCCGCCAAACCGCCTGCCACCATGCTCCAAAAAGCTGCATCCTTGCCAACCCGCGGCCAGAACAGAGCACCTATGGTTGGCCCGAGGTAGCCAGCCACGCATATACCTGCTCCCGCCGTGGCCAAGGGGACGATAAGGCCTGGCCAGGTCAGAGCAAAGACGTATATGATGACGGATAGCACTAGAACTGCCAGTTGCCCAACCCTGGCCTCTTGTTGAGGGGAGGCGTCGGGCTTGCAGTACCTAACATAAAAGTCCCTCGTAACCAAAGAGCTGGCCGATAGAAGCTGTGAATCCAAGGTAGACATCCCAGCCGCTACGGCCGCAGCGGTGACAATAGCCGCCAACATCG
This window encodes:
- a CDS encoding N-acyl homoserine lactonase family protein, giving the protein MMTRDCQVGQRNVSVRARTTPVNVTVDLVCKGFPGKADISFLGWSNAALIRLGGYTMLFDTGAHAARPMLIDGLRRLCVMPEDVNVVFLSHLHFDHCGNALVFPRAEFIISREEWEYASTGNDLFVPREIVDLLGRKEVRLVSEGDSSIAPGVEVVFTPGHTPGSMALLIDTPEGPWVLAGDAVKNRMELSTGRVEMSLDPRASAESIAKIRALSRRVLPGHDCWLRVDGDAVIPEGVAMARVTLPQGMTGGAGGAFELVVDNEAITCS